A genomic window from Elusimicrobiota bacterium includes:
- a CDS encoding FlgD immunoglobulin-like domain containing protein: MVMVKIIIVVGLLFGLSRNSVSEVIIFRNESPSSWDSKNNNKIDENEIVDLVPYPCPFDPSKESIKIRYVLDNIAEKVSINIYDMSGRLVKTIVHNQQKAAGMHEEDTWDGTNYAGEKLANGIYFCEIIAKEFKIDGGQERRYTALAIFGK; this comes from the coding sequence ATGGTAATGGTAAAAATAATAATTGTTGTTGGATTATTGTTTGGTTTAAGTAGAAATTCTGTATCAGAAGTAATTATTTTCCGCAACGAATCTCCATCTTCTTGGGATAGTAAAAATAATAATAAAATAGATGAAAACGAGATTGTTGACCTTGTTCCTTACCCTTGTCCATTTGACCCCTCAAAAGAGTCAATAAAAATCCGATATGTTCTTGATAACATAGCAGAAAAAGTTTCTATAAACATCTATGATATGAGTGGAAGATTGGTTAAAACAATTGTTCATAACCAACAAAAGGCCGCCGGTATGCATGAAGAAGATACTTGGGATGGAACTAACTACGCAGGCGAAAAACTTGCAAATGGTATATATTTCTGCGAAATCATTGCTAAAGAGTTTAAAATTGATGGTGGTCAAGAGAGAAGATATACCGCATTGGCAATTTTTGGCAAATAG